One genomic segment of Thunnus albacares chromosome 18, fThuAlb1.1, whole genome shotgun sequence includes these proteins:
- the st6galnac6 gene encoding alpha-N-acetylgalactosaminide alpha-2,6-sialyltransferase 6 isoform X1, translating into MAKLQNSAGQPMRQQSHRMVIFIAIFILMTLLILYSSNNNNESIYTPFNVAANNALRSTDLKKWAGKDGYVPVYGNKNMSLHCRNCALVTSSSHVLGSQAGEEIDRTECVIRMNDAPTLGYETDVGNRTSLRVVAHSSVFRVVRRPNEFLRHSDSNSMIIFWGPPNKIGKDAKGTLYRLIQRVSMTYSNMSCFSVTPIKMRRFDSLFHRETGRDRQKSHSWLSTGWFTMVMAIEICDNIKVYGMVPPNHCGKKSVSKKMPYHYYKPRGPDECVTYLQNESSRRGNHHRFITEKQVFARWAKQYNITFTHPKW; encoded by the exons ATGGCGAAACTCCAAAACTCGGCCGGCCAACCAATG AGACAGCAGAGCCACCGGATGGTGATCTTCATAGCCATCTTCATCCTGATGACACTCCTCATCCTATACAgctccaacaacaacaacgaaaGCATCTACACTCCCTTCAATGTGGCTGCAAATAATGCTCTCAGGTCTACAGATTTGAAGAAGTGGGCTGGGAAAGACGGTTATGTGCCCGTTTACGGTAACAAG AATATGAGCTTACACTGTCGTAACTGTGCGCTGGTGACAAGCTCCAGCCATGTCCTGGGTAGTCAAGCGGGAGAGGAGATCGACCGTACGGAGTGCGTGATCCGTATGAATGACGCCCCCACGTTGGGTTATGAGACTGACGTAGGCAATCGCACCTCTCTGAGGGTCGTAGCCCACTCCAGCGTGTTCAGGGTGGTCCGCAGGCCTAATGAGTTCCTGCGCCATTCAGACAGCAACTCTATGATCATCTTCTGGGGACCCCCGAACAAGATCGGGAAGGACGCCAAAGGAACCTTGTACAGATTGATCCAGAGAGTCAGCATGACCTACAGCAACATGTCTTGTTTCAGTGTCACACCAATCAAGATGCGCAGATTCGACAGTCTGTTTCACAGGGAGACGGGACGAGACAG ACAAAAATCTCACTCGTGGTTGAGCACAGGCTGGTTCACCATGGTCATGGCCATTGAGATATGTGATAATATCAAAGTATATGGGATGGTTCCACCCAATCACTGTGG AAAGAAATCTGTATCCAAGAAGATGCCCTACCACTACTACAAACCCAGGGGGCCTGATGAATGTGTAACGTACCTACAGAACGAGAGCAGCCGTAGAGGGAACCACCATCGCTTCATTACCGAGAAACAGGTGTTTGCACGCTGGGCCAAGCAGTACAACATCACCTTCACTCATCCCAAATGGTGA
- the st6galnac6 gene encoding alpha-N-acetylgalactosaminide alpha-2,6-sialyltransferase 6 isoform X2: MGLKLSGKRQQSHRMVIFIAIFILMTLLILYSSNNNNESIYTPFNVAANNALRSTDLKKWAGKDGYVPVYGNKNMSLHCRNCALVTSSSHVLGSQAGEEIDRTECVIRMNDAPTLGYETDVGNRTSLRVVAHSSVFRVVRRPNEFLRHSDSNSMIIFWGPPNKIGKDAKGTLYRLIQRVSMTYSNMSCFSVTPIKMRRFDSLFHRETGRDRQKSHSWLSTGWFTMVMAIEICDNIKVYGMVPPNHCGKKSVSKKMPYHYYKPRGPDECVTYLQNESSRRGNHHRFITEKQVFARWAKQYNITFTHPKW, translated from the exons ATGGGGCTCAAGCTCTCTGGCAAG AGACAGCAGAGCCACCGGATGGTGATCTTCATAGCCATCTTCATCCTGATGACACTCCTCATCCTATACAgctccaacaacaacaacgaaaGCATCTACACTCCCTTCAATGTGGCTGCAAATAATGCTCTCAGGTCTACAGATTTGAAGAAGTGGGCTGGGAAAGACGGTTATGTGCCCGTTTACGGTAACAAG AATATGAGCTTACACTGTCGTAACTGTGCGCTGGTGACAAGCTCCAGCCATGTCCTGGGTAGTCAAGCGGGAGAGGAGATCGACCGTACGGAGTGCGTGATCCGTATGAATGACGCCCCCACGTTGGGTTATGAGACTGACGTAGGCAATCGCACCTCTCTGAGGGTCGTAGCCCACTCCAGCGTGTTCAGGGTGGTCCGCAGGCCTAATGAGTTCCTGCGCCATTCAGACAGCAACTCTATGATCATCTTCTGGGGACCCCCGAACAAGATCGGGAAGGACGCCAAAGGAACCTTGTACAGATTGATCCAGAGAGTCAGCATGACCTACAGCAACATGTCTTGTTTCAGTGTCACACCAATCAAGATGCGCAGATTCGACAGTCTGTTTCACAGGGAGACGGGACGAGACAG ACAAAAATCTCACTCGTGGTTGAGCACAGGCTGGTTCACCATGGTCATGGCCATTGAGATATGTGATAATATCAAAGTATATGGGATGGTTCCACCCAATCACTGTGG AAAGAAATCTGTATCCAAGAAGATGCCCTACCACTACTACAAACCCAGGGGGCCTGATGAATGTGTAACGTACCTACAGAACGAGAGCAGCCGTAGAGGGAACCACCATCGCTTCATTACCGAGAAACAGGTGTTTGCACGCTGGGCCAAGCAGTACAACATCACCTTCACTCATCCCAAATGGTGA